The Rhododendron vialii isolate Sample 1 chromosome 8a, ASM3025357v1 genome has a window encoding:
- the LOC131336680 gene encoding BES1/BZR1 homolog protein 2-like — protein MTAGGASGRLPTWKERENNKRRERRRRAVAAKIFTGLRSQGNFKLPKHCDNNEVLKALCAEAGWIVEDDGTTYRKGCRPPPSPSEIAGTIINMSACSSLQPSPMSSSFPSPAPSYPASPTSSSFPSPTRFDTNPPSSYILPFLHNFASIPSSLPALRISNSAPVTPPLSSPSSRGSKRKVDWESFSNGPLNPFRHPLFAASAPASPTRRHHLTPATIPECDESDVSTVDSGRWVSFQTMVAPAVAPSSPTFNLVKPVAQQSSLEDAIDGLGQLGWGATQRGRGSEFEFESGTVMAWEGERIHEVGVDDLELTLGSGKACA, from the exons ATGACGGCCGGCGGAGCATCGGGAAGGTTACCAAcatggaaggagagagagaacaacaagaggagagagaggcggagAAGGGCCGTCGCGGCGAAGATATTCACGGGGCTGAGATCTCAGGGGAACTTCAAGCTCCCCAAGCACTGCGACAACAACGAGGTCTTGAAAGCTCTCTGTGCCGAAGCCGGTTGGATCGTCGAAGACGACGGCACCACTTACAGAAAG GGTTGCAGACCACCCCCGAGTCCATCTGAAATTGCTGGCACCATAATAAACATGAGTGCATGCTCATCACTCCAACCTAGCCCAATGTCCTCATCCTTCCCCAGTCCAGCGCCTTCTTACCCTGCCAGCCCAACATCCTCTTCCTTTCCTAGCCCCACTCGTTTCGATACAAATCCGCCCTCCTCTTACATTCTGCCTTTCCTTCACAACTTTGCTTCCATCCCTTCATCTCTCCCTGCCCTCCGCATTTCTAACAGTGCCCCTGTAACCCCacctctctcttctccctcttccAGAGGTTCAAAGCGGAAGGTCGATTGGGAGTCATTCTCTAATGGCCCATTGAACCCATTCCGCCATCCCCTTTTTGCTGCCTCTGCTCCGGCCAGTCCCACCCGTCGCCACCACCTTACGCCTGCCACAATTCCAGAATGTGACGAGTCTGATGTGTCCACGGTTGATTCAGGCAGGTGGGTCAGTTTTCAGACAATGGTAGCTCCAGCAGTTGCTCCGTCTTCCCCTACGTTTAATCTTGTCAAACCTGTGGCCCAGCAGAGTTCCCTTGAGGATGCCATTGATGGGCTTGGCCAATTGGGGTGGGGGGCGACACAAAGGGGGCGTGGCTCTGAATTTGAGTTTGAGAGCGGGACAGTTATGGCATGGGAAGGCGAGAGAATACATGAGGTTGGAGTGGATGATTTGGAACTCACGCTTGGGAGTGGGAAGGCTTGTGCTTGA